In Bradyrhizobium sp. WD16, the genomic stretch TATACGCGTCTTTGTACCACTTGCTGTCCGGAAAGTTGTGGCCAAGCACGGCGGCGGCGGTCTGCGCTTCGCCGACGACGCCGATCGCCATGTAGGCCTCGGTCAGGCGCGCCAGTGCTTCCTCGACATGGCGCGTGGTCTGATACTGGGTCACCACCAGCTTGAAGCGATTGATCGCCGCGGTGAAGTCGCGCTTGTCCATGTAATAGCGGCCGACCGCCATTTCCTTGCCGGCGAGCTGGTCGCGCGCGGCCTCCAGCTTCTTCTTCGCCGAGTTGGCGTATTCGGAATCCGGATATTTGCGGATCACCTCTTCCAGCGCATTCATGGCCTTCTCGGTGCGGCCCTGGTCGCGGCTGATGTCGGGGATCTGGTCGTAATGGGAGGCGGCGATCAGATACTGCGCATAGGCTGCATCCGGCGTGCCCGGATGCAGGCTGATGTAGCGCGACGCCGAGCCGATCGCCGAATCGTAATCGCCGGATTCGTAGGAGGCATAGGCGGACATCAGCAACGACTTGCGCGCCCAGGTCGAATAGGGATGCTGGCGGTCGACCTCCTCGAACTTCTTGGTGGCGCCCTTGATGTCCTTCTTCTCGTTCATCAGGTACAAGCCCTCATTGTAGAGCTTGTCCGCTGGCTCCTCGACGAAGTTCTCATCCTTGGAAAAGAACTTGTCCATGATGTTGCCGGTGCCGCAGCCGCCGAGCGACATCGACAGCGTCACCCCGGCGACAGCCAGCATGAGACGCCGTCCGAATGCCGCACTGATGCGGGAAACCTTTGCGTCGACCGAGACCGCCGCTTCGCCCGTGAACGTCATGCGTTTAACCAACCTGTCGACCCCAAACCCGCCGAAAAGGTGCCGGACCGATCGCAGGTCCGTCCCCTGGCATACAATCCCCAGACACAGCGCGCCGGCATCGCTGCCGCGACCGCCCCGTCGATCGGCCTCCGCGAGGTCATCGCGGCGCGCTTATCTAGCTGAAAAACCTGCCTTTACCAACGCAGTAGGTACACATTTCGCCGGGATTAAGGCGAAGCCGCCGGCGGGTTCCCCAAGGCCGGCCGCTATCCACCGCGGCCTGCCTCGACGTGCCTTGAGGTGCGCCGCCGCCACCACAAACAGCAATGGCCGGGACGAGCCCGGCCATGCGATTCAACGGATCAATGATTAACCGAGCGACCGATTAACCGCCTCAGGACACGTCCGGGGCATAGGCCGGCACCAGGCCACCCAGCATGCCGCCGACCACTTCGGCATGGCCACGGGCCGGGCGCCGCTTCAGCGCCGGCTCGGCTTCGACCACGCGCCAGGCGCTGCGGTCGGCCATCAGGGTGGTGAGCGCCAGGTTGTTCAGCTTGTGGCCGCCACGCACCGAACGATAGTGTCCGAGCAGCGGCAATCCGGCGAGCGCGAGATCACCGATCACGTCGAGCACCTTGTGGCGGGCGCATTCGTCGGAATAGCGCAGGCCTTCCGGATTCATCACCCGATCGGCATCGAACACCACCGAATTGTCCAGCGAGGCGCCCAGCGCGTAGCCGGCCTGCCACAGCTGCTGCACGTCGCTCATCCGGCCGAAGGTGCGGGCCCGGGCGACATCGCGGCGGAATGATTCGGGTGTGAGCTCGAGGCAATAGCGCTGGCGACCGATCAGCGGGTTATCGAAGCTGATCTCGACCTCGGCGCGGAAGCCGTTGGCGTAGGGCAGGAATTCGCCGACGCGGTCGCCGATCGCGACCTGCACCGGCTTGAGAATCTCGATGAAGCGACGCGGCGCGGCCTGCTGCACGACGCCGGCGCGATCGATCGCGGCGACGAACGGCCCGGCGCTGCCGTCCATGATCGGCACTTCCGGACCGTCGACAGTGATGGTGGCGTTGTCGACGCCCATGCCGCGCAGCGCGGCCAGGACGTGTTCGGCGGTGGAGATCAGCGGACCTTCGCCGTCGCCGAGCACGGTTGCGAGCTCGGTCGCGACCACCGCGCCGGGCCTGGCCCGAACTTCGCGGTC encodes the following:
- a CDS encoding outer membrane protein assembly factor BamD, with translation MLAVAGVTLSMSLGGCGTGNIMDKFFSKDENFVEEPADKLYNEGLYLMNEKKDIKGATKKFEEVDRQHPYSTWARKSLLMSAYASYESGDYDSAIGSASRYISLHPGTPDAAYAQYLIAASHYDQIPDISRDQGRTEKAMNALEEVIRKYPDSEYANSAKKKLEAARDQLAGKEMAVGRYYMDKRDFTAAINRFKLVVTQYQTTRHVEEALARLTEAYMAIGVVGEAQTAAAVLGHNFPDSKWYKDAYNLVKSGGLEPSENKASYISKAFKKLGLG
- the lpxC gene encoding UDP-3-O-acyl-N-acetylglucosamine deacetylase, which gives rise to MKFSRQTTLRTLVTVTGVGVHSGSKVNLTLGPAEVDAGYVFVRTGDGIDREVRARPGAVVATELATVLGDGEGPLISTAEHVLAALRGMGVDNATITVDGPEVPIMDGSAGPFVAAIDRAGVVQQAAPRRFIEILKPVQVAIGDRVGEFLPYANGFRAEVEISFDNPLIGRQRYCLELTPESFRRDVARARTFGRMSDVQQLWQAGYALGASLDNSVVFDADRVMNPEGLRYSDECARHKVLDVIGDLALAGLPLLGHYRSVRGGHKLNNLALTTLMADRSAWRVVEAEPALKRRPARGHAEVVGGMLGGLVPAYAPDVS